The nucleotide window AGCTTGCCAAACCTCTTCTGAGCCTGGGACTTCTTTAAATGATGGTCGTCCGTTGTCACCTTGCTGCCATTCAATCTTTACCGTATGGAGCTCCTTAACGTTGCCATCATCGTCGCCGACGAACTTAGTAGTAAGAACCTGGTATTTCCTGGGGTCTTCACCGAAAACTGCCATTGCTTCTTCCTGGCCGTAGCTAAGTGTGTAGACCTTTGGCCACTGCGGCCATGGATTATCAGCTGCCCGCTCTGATGGAGGCATTGGCAGGATTTCAAACTGCAGTAGGCTCTTACAGCCGTGGCGCATTGAAGTGGCAACACAGTCTGTTCCTGTGTCTCCTCCGCCAAGAACTATTACATTCTGATCTTTTGCAGATATATAGTTTCCGTCTTCAAGATTGCTGTCTAATAAGCTTTTAGTATTGGCTCTAAGAAATTCCATAGCAAAATGAATTCCTTTAAGTTCTCTTCCTTCTATCGGAAGGTCGCGCGGTTTAGTTGCGCCAGTGCAAATAACAACAGCATCAAAATCATCAATTAGTTTTTGTGAAGGGTAATCTTTTCCAATCTCTGTATTGGTTACAAATGTTATACCCTCTTCTTCAAGCAGCTTAACCCTTCGTTCCACCACAGACTTATCCAGATGGGGGTTTGGAATGCCGTACATTAAGAGCCCGCCTATTCTATCGTCTCGCTCATATACTGTGACTGTGTGTCCGGCTTTATTAAGCTGTGCCGCGCATGAAAGCCCAGCTGGTCCGGAACCTACAATGGCAACAGTTTTTCCAGTCCTGACTTCTGGTGGCTCGGCAATAACCCATCCCTCTTCAAACCCTTTATCTATAATTGTGCATTCTATATTTTTAATTGTTACGGCCGGCTCGTTTATCCCTAGCACACATGAGCCCTCGCAAGGAGCGGGACATACTCTACCTGTAAACTCAGGGAAATTGTTGGTCTTATGCAGACGGTCTAGCGCCTCTCTCCATAGCCCTTTAAAAACAAGATCATTCCATTCGGGAATTAGGTTGTTTATAGGACATCCGGATGTTAATCCCTCCAGCATATCTCCTGTTTGGCAAAACGGGATCCCACAATCCATACATCTTGAGCCCTGAACTTTTAATTTCTTCTCGGGCAGGTGCTTGTGAAATTCCTTCCAATCTTTAATACGCTCTGAGGGAGAACGGTCGGGTTCTAGTTCTCTATCATGCTGCATAAATCCAGTGGGATCACCCATTGTACTTCCTCCAAATCACTATCGCATTCTCGTTTATGTTCATATTTTTCTATTATTGTTAACAAAGAGGAAACTAATTACCACTGACGCGGGCAAGATCACTCTTATTTTCTTCAAAAGCTGCCATAAGAGCTTCATCTCCGCTAAGCCCCTTCTGTTCTACTCTTTCAATGGCCCCTAACATTCGTTTATAGTCTTTTGGCATTACTTTTACAAATTTTTCTTCTATATTACTCCAGTTTGAAAGAACTTCTTTTCCTCTTTCACTTCCGGTGTATTCAACATGATTCTTAATCATATCTCTAACTTCCTGAGCATCATCTGAGCTCATAGGCTCAAGATCAACCATCTCTTGATTGCAGCGAATTGAGAAATCGCCTTCTACGTCTAATACGTAAGCAACTCCTCCAGACATACCGGCCGCAAAGTTTCTTCCTGTGCTTCCAAGCACCACTACCCTGCCGCCTGTCATATATTCACAGCCATGGTCACCAACGCCCTCTACTACGGTTTTCACTCCGCTGTTTCTAACACAGAACCTCTCTCCTGCAAGACCTCTAATATATGCCTCACCACCGGTTGCGCCGTAGAACGCAACGTTTCCGATAATTATATTCTCTTCTGCAACAAACGTAGACTGCTTTGGCGGATAAACAATTATTTTCCCTCCTGAAAGACCCTTTCCTATGTAGTCGTTGGAATCGCCTTCCAAAATCAATGTCATATATCTAGGCACAAATGCACCAAAGCTCTGCCCTGCTGAACCATTGAAGTGAAGCCTAACTGTTTCCTCAGGCAGTCCGTCGGCACCGTACTTTTTCGTAAGCTCGCTTCCTAAAATTGTTCCTACGGTGCGGTCTATATTTTTAATAGGGACAATTGCCTCAATAGGCTCCGCATTTTCAAGTGTCGGTTTACATATATCTAATAGGACTTTGTTATCTAGCACTTCTTCAAGACCATGGTCCTGCTCTATCATGGAATACCTGCCGTAATCACTTGGAACATCAGGCTGATAAATCACATCCGACATGTTCACTCCTTTAGCTTTCCAATGGTCAATGACTTCTCTCATTTCAAGCTTATCAGTTCGGCCTATCATCTCGTTTATGGTCCTAAAACCAAGCTCTGCCATAAGTTCTCTAATTTCCTGGGCAATAAAATGCATGAAATTAACTACATGAGTCGGATCGCCCATAAATTTTTTGCGAAGCTCCGGGTTTTGCGTAGCCACACCCACCGGGCAAGTGTCTAAGTGACACACGCGCATCATAATACAGCCTAAAATAATAAGCGGCGCTGTTGAAAATCCATACTCTTCTGCCCCTAAAAGAGCCGCTATAACCACGTCGCGTCCGGTTTTCATCTGGCCGTCAGTCTCAAGTACAACCCTGCTTCTAAGGTTATTTATAAGTAGTGTTTGATGAGTCTCTGCAAGTCCAAGCTCCCAAGGAAGCCCTGCGTGCTGAATGCTACTCTGAGGAGATGCTCCGGTCCCGCCGTCATATCCGCTTATCAGAATTACATCCGCATGACCTTTTGCCACACCAGCGGCAATTGTGCCTACACCTACTTCAGAGACGAGCTTTACATTAATGCGTGCATTTTGATTTGCGTTCTTTAAATCGTGTATTAGCTCAGCCAGATCCTCGATAGAATAGATATCGTGATGAGGCGGAGGTGAAATAAGACCCACTCCCGGCGTTGAAAGCCTAACTTTTGCAATCCAGGGGTATACTTTTCTGCCAGGCAGCTGGCCGCCCTCTCCTGGTTTTGCGCCCTGAGCTATTTTAATTTGAATTTCTTCTGCGTTGACTAAATATTCGCCAGTTACTCCAAAGCGTCCGGAGGCAACCTGTTTAATTGAACTTCTTCTTAAATCCCCATTATCATCCGGGATGTTTCTATCCGTGTCCTCTCCGCCCTCGCCGGTGTTGCTCTTACCGCCGATTCTGTTCATAGCTATAGCCAGGCTCTCATGGGCCTCTTGGCTTATTGCTCCGTAGGACATAGCGCCTGTTTTAAAGCGCTTGCATATTGACTCAACCGACTCTACTTCATCAAGTGGAATAGGGTCATTATCAGTTTTTAGCTCTAGCAGACCCCTTAGGGTTGCGAGTTGTTTAGATTCATCCGTTACAAGATCTGAGAATTTCTTAAACTCTTGATAGTTATTTGTTCTGCATGCGCGCTGTAGCATGTGGACTGATTTTGGGTTAAATGCGTGATGCTCACCGCCCGGGCGCCATTGATAAAGTCCGCCCTCATCAAGAGTCTCCGGAACCACGTCGCGCTCCGGATAGGCTGTGTCATAGCGCATTTTTATCTCTTGAGTAATTACATCTATACCTGCGCCCTTAATCCTGGTCGGCGTCCAGGTGAAATATTTATCAATAAAGTCATGGTTTAGCCCAATTGCTTCAAATATTTGAGCACCGTGGTAGCTCTGAATTGCTGAGATGCCAATTTTGGACATCGTTTTTACCACGCCCTTAACTACGCTCTTGTTGTAGTTGATTATCGCCTTTTGTTTTTCAATACCGCCAAGCATACCCTCATCAATCATGTCTTCTATGGTTTCATAGGCAAGATAAGGATTAATTGCACTTATGCCGTATCCAATAAGCAGTGCAAAATGATGAACCTCTCTTGGCTCAGCTGATTCGAGCACTAAACCAACCTTCATCCTGTTACCGTTTCTGATTAAGTGGTGATGAAGACCGGCCGTTGCCAATAGTGCGGGTATTGGTGCGTTTTCCTTATTAAAGCCTCGGTCAGAGAGAATTAAGATGTTAGCTCCGTTTGATATTGCCTTGTCAGCGCTGTCAAAAAGTTCCTCTAGCGCACTCTCAAGCCCGGTGCTTCCATCTGCAATTTTAAACAGTATTGGAAGAGTCTCAGATTTAAAGTTGCCGCTATCAAGACTCTTTATCTTATTTAGATCCTGATTTGTTAACACAGGATCATTAAGTCTTATCTTCCTGCAGTTCAGTGGAGAAGGGTTTAAGATATTAGGCTCTGGCCCAAGAGTCATCTGGGTGGCGGTAATAAGCTCTTCTCTAATAGAGTCAATCGCAGGGTTAGTTACTTGTGCAAATAGCTGTTTGAAATATTCATAGAGCAGCCTAGGCTTGCTTGATAAAATAGCTATAGGAGTGTCTTTGCCCATTGATCCTATTGGTTCTACAGCATTGTTTGCCATAGGGCCAATTAAAACCCTTAGGTCTTCAAAAGTATATCCAAAAGCCCTTTGTCTAAGTAGAACTTTTTCATGATCTGACGGGTACTCACTCTCTGAATCAGATGCTTCGATATCGTCGATTGAAACTAAATTCTCGTTCAGCCATTCTCTATATGGCAGCTCTTTTGATAGTTTTTCCTTTAACTCTTGGTCTTCAACAATTCTGCCTTCTTCAGTGTCAATTAGAAACATCCTGCCAGGCTGAAGTCTTCCTTTTTGAAGCACCATCTCAGCAGGAACATCAAGTACTCCTACCTCAGAGCCCATAATTACCATATCGTCTTTTGTAACGTAGTAGCGTGAAGGTCTTAAGCCGTTTCTGTCCAGAATTGCACCAACTTTTGTTCCATCTGTAAAACCTATAGATGCCGGGCCGTCCCAAGGCTCCATCATACAGCTGTGATATTCGTAAAAGGCTTTTTTCTCATCACTCATGGTTGTGTGGTTTGACCATGGCTCCGGTATCATCATCATTACTGCATGCTCAATCGGGCGACCGGCGAGATACAAAAATTCAACACAGTTATCAAAGTTGCCGGAGTCACTGCCGTCGGGTGAGATTATAGGGAATGTCTTTTGAAGGTCTTCCCCAAAAACATCGGATGAAAATACCCCTTGTCTGGCATGCATCCAGTTGATATTGCCCCTCATTGTATTGATCTCACCGTTATGAACTATATAACGGTAGGGGTGAGAGCGATCCCAGCTAGGAAATGTATTAGTGCTAAAGCGAGAATGAACAAGCGCTATAGCAGATTCCATATCTGGATCATTTAAATCTGGATAGAATTTATCTAACTGCCATGTTGTTAACATTCCTTTATAAATTGTAGTTTTGCATGAGAGGCTTGCTATGTAGAAGAAATCCCCTCCTTTCATGCCTGAGAGTTTGATCTCATTTAAAGCTCTTTTTTGAACCACAAAGAGCTTACGCTCAAAATGCATCTGATCGCTTATTTGTGGTCCGGGTTTAATAAAAACCTGTTTTATAAAGGGCTCACAGGAAATTGCTGTATTTCCTAATGATTCATTATCAGTCGGAACATTTCGCCAGCCTAGAGGCTCTAAGCCTTCTTCTTGTAGTATCTTTTCAAAGGTTTTGGCGCACTCTCTTCTTTCCTCCGGATTTTGAGTAAAGAATATAGTTCCTACTCCGTAATTATCGTCTGATGGAAGTGCTATATCTATATCATTGCATACCTTTGTAAAAAATTTATGAGGTATTTGTATAAGAATCCCGGCGCCGTCACCGGTATTAGCTTCACATCCGCATGCGCCACGGTGTTCTAGATTTAAAAGCACCTCAATGGCGT belongs to Thermodesulfobacteriota bacterium and includes:
- a CDS encoding glutamate synthase subunit beta, whose translation is MGDPTGFMQHDRELEPDRSPSERIKDWKEFHKHLPEKKLKVQGSRCMDCGIPFCQTGDMLEGLTSGCPINNLIPEWNDLVFKGLWREALDRLHKTNNFPEFTGRVCPAPCEGSCVLGINEPAVTIKNIECTIIDKGFEEGWVIAEPPEVRTGKTVAIVGSGPAGLSCAAQLNKAGHTVTVYERDDRIGGLLMYGIPNPHLDKSVVERRVKLLEEEGITFVTNTEIGKDYPSQKLIDDFDAVVICTGATKPRDLPIEGRELKGIHFAMEFLRANTKSLLDSNLEDGNYISAKDQNVIVLGGGDTGTDCVATSMRHGCKSLLQFEILPMPPSERAADNPWPQWPKVYTLSYGQEEAMAVFGEDPRKYQVLTTKFVGDDDGNVKELHTVKIEWQQGDNGRPSFKEVPGSEEVWQADKVFLALGFLGPEETVLDQLNIEKDERSNAKAEYGKYMTSVQGVFAAGDARRGQSLIVWAINEGREAARECDRYLMGYTNLP
- the gltB gene encoding glutamate synthase large subunit, whose product is MKPVGYPPKQGLYDPSFEHDSCGMGFVVNIKGEKSNKIVRNAIEVLLNLEHRGACGCEANTGDGAGILIQIPHKFFTKVCNDIDIALPSDDNYGVGTIFFTQNPEERRECAKTFEKILQEEGLEPLGWRNVPTDNESLGNTAISCEPFIKQVFIKPGPQISDQMHFERKLFVVQKRALNEIKLSGMKGGDFFYIASLSCKTTIYKGMLTTWQLDKFYPDLNDPDMESAIALVHSRFSTNTFPSWDRSHPYRYIVHNGEINTMRGNINWMHARQGVFSSDVFGEDLQKTFPIISPDGSDSGNFDNCVEFLYLAGRPIEHAVMMMIPEPWSNHTTMSDEKKAFYEYHSCMMEPWDGPASIGFTDGTKVGAILDRNGLRPSRYYVTKDDMVIMGSEVGVLDVPAEMVLQKGRLQPGRMFLIDTEEGRIVEDQELKEKLSKELPYREWLNENLVSIDDIEASDSESEYPSDHEKVLLRQRAFGYTFEDLRVLIGPMANNAVEPIGSMGKDTPIAILSSKPRLLYEYFKQLFAQVTNPAIDSIREELITATQMTLGPEPNILNPSPLNCRKIRLNDPVLTNQDLNKIKSLDSGNFKSETLPILFKIADGSTGLESALEELFDSADKAISNGANILILSDRGFNKENAPIPALLATAGLHHHLIRNGNRMKVGLVLESAEPREVHHFALLIGYGISAINPYLAYETIEDMIDEGMLGGIEKQKAIINYNKSVVKGVVKTMSKIGISAIQSYHGAQIFEAIGLNHDFIDKYFTWTPTRIKGAGIDVITQEIKMRYDTAYPERDVVPETLDEGGLYQWRPGGEHHAFNPKSVHMLQRACRTNNYQEFKKFSDLVTDESKQLATLRGLLELKTDNDPIPLDEVESVESICKRFKTGAMSYGAISQEAHESLAIAMNRIGGKSNTGEGGEDTDRNIPDDNGDLRRSSIKQVASGRFGVTGEYLVNAEEIQIKIAQGAKPGEGGQLPGRKVYPWIAKVRLSTPGVGLISPPPHHDIYSIEDLAELIHDLKNANQNARINVKLVSEVGVGTIAAGVAKGHADVILISGYDGGTGASPQSSIQHAGLPWELGLAETHQTLLINNLRSRVVLETDGQMKTGRDVVIAALLGAEEYGFSTAPLIILGCIMMRVCHLDTCPVGVATQNPELRKKFMGDPTHVVNFMHFIAQEIRELMAELGFRTINEMIGRTDKLEMREVIDHWKAKGVNMSDVIYQPDVPSDYGRYSMIEQDHGLEEVLDNKVLLDICKPTLENAEPIEAIVPIKNIDRTVGTILGSELTKKYGADGLPEETVRLHFNGSAGQSFGAFVPRYMTLILEGDSNDYIGKGLSGGKIIVYPPKQSTFVAEENIIIGNVAFYGATGGEAYIRGLAGERFCVRNSGVKTVVEGVGDHGCEYMTGGRVVVLGSTGRNFAAGMSGGVAYVLDVEGDFSIRCNQEMVDLEPMSSDDAQEVRDMIKNHVEYTGSERGKEVLSNWSNIEEKFVKVMPKDYKRMLGAIERVEQKGLSGDEALMAAFEENKSDLARVSGN